The Chitinophagales bacterium genome has a window encoding:
- a CDS encoding tRNA pseudouridine synthase A, whose translation MARYLLEIRYNGLAFHGSQLQGDTPTVQLAINKALSTLLRGDISSYGASRTDEGVHALCNYYHFDTNRVLTANFVYKLNAILPYEIGVNRMFLAKDPEFNCRFAAISRQYRYRIYFKKDPFKYQRALYHPYKINRAILDETAKALLEFENFETFSKRNTQSYTFICKLTGSHWEDHEDELHYVVRGNRFLRGMVRGLVGTQLNAAKGKLTVDDFRKVIEARNCTLADFSVTGHGLYLEDIVYPEGELIEITD comes from the coding sequence ATGGCAAGGTATTTACTGGAAATAAGATATAACGGTCTGGCGTTTCATGGTTCTCAGTTGCAGGGAGATACTCCAACGGTGCAACTGGCCATAAATAAGGCATTGTCTACATTGCTCAGAGGAGATATATCCAGCTATGGCGCCAGCAGGACAGATGAGGGTGTACATGCTTTATGTAATTACTATCATTTTGACACAAACCGGGTGCTGACAGCTAATTTTGTCTACAAGCTGAATGCAATTCTGCCTTATGAAATTGGTGTGAACAGGATGTTCCTGGCAAAAGATCCGGAGTTCAATTGCAGGTTTGCAGCTATCAGCAGGCAGTATAGGTACAGGATATACTTTAAAAAAGATCCTTTTAAATACCAGAGAGCACTATACCATCCTTATAAAATAAATCGTGCGATACTGGATGAAACTGCTAAGGCGTTATTGGAGTTTGAGAACTTTGAAACATTCTCTAAGCGTAATACACAAAGCTATACATTTATATGCAAGTTGACTGGCTCTCACTGGGAAGATCATGAAGATGAGTTGCATTACGTAGTACGTGGCAATCGTTTTTTAAGAGGGATGGTACGTGGCCTGGTAGGTACACAACTTAATGCCGCTAAAGGGAAACTGACAGTTGACGATTTTAGAAAAGTGATAGAAGCCAGGAATTGTACCTTAGCTGACTTCAGTGTGACCGGACATGGGCTGTATCTTGAAGATATTGTGTATCCTGAAGGTGAACTGATTGAGATAACAGATTAG